From the Deinococcus fonticola genome, the window ACACCATCCTCGATGGTGACTGGGGCATGCAGGAGATCTGGTGGAGGAACGGGGGCCGGGAGACCGCCGCAAGTTACGGCTGGCGGTGCCATGGGGAAGCGGGTGTTCTCGCGGAGGATCTTCAGTGGCTCCGGGAACACGGCCGGCTCTGGTTGGAGGTCGGCCCGGAGGGAAGAAAAGTGCTAGCCGCCCATGCCACCCGACCAGCACCAGGCCGGGTCGCCACAGGACTTGACCGCCCTGAACATCTGCTGCCTGCCGACGAATTCGATCCGGTGGTCTGGTATCCACTGGGAGAAGACCAGCAGCCACCCTTCCTGCACGCCTTGCCGACTGGATTCCAGGCCAGCGTGCACGGGCACATGGAAGCCGCGAAGGTCAGGGAACTTCCAGGGCCGGATCGTCTCCCGGCCATTCAACTCGATCTGCACCCTGGTCGGGGGAAAGTGGCGGTGCTGCACCTCTCCCCTGCTGGCGAACGCCAGGTGATCCTCCAGGGCATCAGTTAAGCCAGCCACCCGCTGGCCGGGTGGCGTGGCCCTGGTCGCAGCAAGGTGGCCGGGTGGTGGCCGCGCCTGCGGGGGGCGCGGCACGGGGCAGAGCAGGCTGAACAAGGTTGCCGCCCGACTGTCCCCCGCC encodes:
- a CDS encoding metallophosphoesterase, whose product is MRNEKAGEYLFIPDIHGHLSRLQAALAVARRFPEAHLIFLGDLIDDSPRRRTARRDYRERGVADDSREVLRQVRELHQQGRASVLLGNHEVLACNTILDGDWGMQEIWWRNGGRETAASYGWRCHGEAGVLAEDLQWLREHGRLWLEVGPEGRKVLAAHATRPAPGRVATGLDRPEHLLPADEFDPVVWYPLGEDQQPPFLHALPTGFQASVHGHMEAAKVRELPGPDRLPAIQLDLHPGRGKVAVLHLSPAGERQVILQGIS